The DNA sequence AATCGGATTTATCACCCCGTGGAGGATGTGATATCTGAAGACGCCGGGATTCGCCGTCTCCACGACCATCATATGGGATGACTCCTCGACCACGCATACCGTTGACCTGTCTCTCTTCACATCCGTACAAATCCTGCACGGGTCGGAATCCGTAATGTTGAAACAGACGCTGCACAGCTTTATTTTCTCTTTTACGTCCGTAAGGCTCGTCGAAAGCTCGGCAATGTAGCTTCCCTTGCTGTTTAGGAGAAAAAACGCAAGACGGGTCGCAGTCTTCCGGCCGATACCGGGAAGCTTCGCCAGGTTCTCTATGAGGCGCTCTATAGGTTCAGGATAATTCATCTTTACATGCCGAAAGGCAGCTGCATTCCACCGGTGATCTTCGACATCTCCTCCTGAAGCATGTCTCTCGATTTATTCAAACCTTCGTTGATCGCTGCCAGGACGAGGTCTTCGATCAGCTCTTTATCCTTTTCTTCCCAGACTTCATCGGCAATTTTAAGGGAAAGCACTTCCTGTTTGCCGTTCACCACGCACATCACCATACCGCCGCCGGATTGGGCTTCAATGGTCTTATTCCCCATTTCGTCCTGCATCTTCTGAAACTTTTCCTGCATCTTCTTGGCCTGGCTCAATAGCTGCCCCAACTGCTTCGACATAGCGCCTCCTTTATGCTATAGGTTGAATAAGGTTTCGGCTTCCTTTACAAAATCAAGAAGCCCGTTCTTCTTTACTTCTTCGCCTTCTTTAAAGATAAGCACCATTTCTTTGCCGTAAAATTCCTTCAGAAGCTCCCTGATCTCTTCTTTCTGGCTACCGTCGTCAATCATGGAGGCCTTCTGTTTCTCCATAAAGACCACATAAGCATCCCCTTCAAGCCTTACCTCGAGATTACTGAAAAGGCTGCCTACGAAAGGTTTCCTGGAGAGGAGGTACTTCACGAAGCCCTGGGCATCCAGCGGCCCCGAGGCAGCCCCCGATTCAATATCGGGCGTTATGGTTTTCACCTCGTCCCGGGGGCTGTATTTATGCTCCATGGGCTCCCGGACGACCGGCTCTATTCGCTCTTCATAATTGAAGACGACCGGCGACGCTTCCTTGCTGCCTTTTATCTCTTCGATTAATTGGTGGGACTCTTTTCTATCGAGATTGTCTATAGCCTTCTCCACATCCCGGAGCTTCAGGAGGTTGTAAAGGTTGATGTAGAGCACCTCAAGGGATACCTTGGGGAATATACCCTTCAAAAGGTCTTCCGCCTTCAGAAGATAGTGGAGCATATTCTGGATTTCATAATATTCAAGGCTCTCGGACAGGCTGGAGATCTTTCTTAGCTCTCCATCTCCCAGAAAAAGAAAGGAAGGAGCGCCGTCGCACACCTTTACCATAAGCATATTCCTAAGGATGAATACGAGCCCTTTATAGATCTGATATACATCGTTTCCATCGCTCAGGGCCTTCTCTATCGCCTCGAAACCCATCTTCAGGTTCCCTTCCACAACGGAGCTGACGATCCCATAGAGCAGGTCCTTTTCCACAATGCCTATTACGCTGACCACGTCCTTCTCCGAAATATGGGAGCCGCTATAGGCAATTATCTGATCGAGCAGGGATTCGGCATCCCTGAGCCCCCCGTCGGCCTCGGAAGCGATATATTGAAATACCCCGTCGTCATACGTTATTTGCTCATCCGCACAAATCCTCGTCAGCTGCTCCACAATATCGGCCTCGAGAATTCTCCTGAAGTCGAAACGCTGGCATCGTGACATGATGGTGTAAGGGATCTTCTGGGCCTCCGTGGTGGCAAGGATGAAGATGGAGTGGCCCGGAGGCTCTTCCAGGGTTTTCAAAAATGCATTGCGGGCCTCCGTGGTAAGCATATGGGCCTCATCGAGGATATAGACCTTGTACGTGCCCTTCATGGGCATATATCTGACCGTCTCGCGAAGCTCCTTGATATCGTCTATTCCCCGTGCCGAAGCCGCATCGATTTCAATTATATCGACAAAATTACCCGAATCGATGGCTATGCAGTTCTCGCATCCGTCACAGGGCTCCTCCGAAGTCCGGTTCGTGCAATTCACCGCCTTGGCCAGGATACGCGCCAGGGAGGTTTTACCGACACCCCTCGGTCCCGTAAAAAGATAGGCATGAGATATTCTGTTATATTTAATTGAATTTCTAAGGGTAGTTACAATATGGGGCTGGCCGACAACATCTCCGAACTTCTTCGGTCTCCATCTACGGGCGATAACGGTATAATTCACGGGCAACCACCTCTTTCAGCCTGTTTCTCAAGGCATCCAGCGATAA is a window from the Syntrophorhabdaceae bacterium genome containing:
- the dnaX gene encoding DNA polymerase III subunit gamma/tau; translated protein: MNYTVIARRWRPKKFGDVVGQPHIVTTLRNSIKYNRISHAYLFTGPRGVGKTSLARILAKAVNCTNRTSEEPCDGCENCIAIDSGNFVDIIEIDAASARGIDDIKELRETVRYMPMKGTYKVYILDEAHMLTTEARNAFLKTLEEPPGHSIFILATTEAQKIPYTIMSRCQRFDFRRILEADIVEQLTRICADEQITYDDGVFQYIASEADGGLRDAESLLDQIIAYSGSHISEKDVVSVIGIVEKDLLYGIVSSVVEGNLKMGFEAIEKALSDGNDVYQIYKGLVFILRNMLMVKVCDGAPSFLFLGDGELRKISSLSESLEYYEIQNMLHYLLKAEDLLKGIFPKVSLEVLYINLYNLLKLRDVEKAIDNLDRKESHQLIEEIKGSKEASPVVFNYEERIEPVVREPMEHKYSPRDEVKTITPDIESGAASGPLDAQGFVKYLLSRKPFVGSLFSNLEVRLEGDAYVVFMEKQKASMIDDGSQKEEIRELLKEFYGKEMVLIFKEGEEVKKNGLLDFVKEAETLFNL
- the recR gene encoding recombination mediator RecR produces the protein MNYPEPIERLIENLAKLPGIGRKTATRLAFFLLNSKGSYIAELSTSLTDVKEKIKLCSVCFNITDSDPCRICTDVKRDRSTVCVVEESSHMMVVETANPGVFRYHILHGVINPIEGIGPEEVRIKELKERIEREGIKEVIVATNPNIEGNTTAHYISEILKSLDVKITRIASGVPVGGDIVYIDPLTIKSSFENRKDI
- a CDS encoding YbaB/EbfC family nucleoid-associated protein encodes the protein MSKQLGQLLSQAKKMQEKFQKMQDEMGNKTIEAQSGGGMVMCVVNGKQEVLSLKIADEVWEEKDKELIEDLVLAAINEGLNKSRDMLQEEMSKITGGMQLPFGM